A region of Selenomonadales bacterium 4137-cl DNA encodes the following proteins:
- a CDS encoding ABC transporter permease produces the protein MLVRFEKRLAPSPFMTVAVPVASVILALMFCAVFLAMTGRHPFELYGAMLKGALGSAYGLSETTVKAIPLMLCGLGISLAFRMQLWNIGAEGQFYLGAFAATWVPLTFPELPAFVMLPAMLALGMAAGALWALGPAFLRVKWRVNEIITTLMLNYVGILLVNYFVYGPWRDPKGFNFPLTAEFPPAALLPTFGGSRIHFGLLLALALVVLFIVIFRNSRWGYEIKVIGASERAARYAGMDIKRNMLLVMALSGAVCGLAGMTEVSGIAGRLQPGLSPGYGYTAIIVAWLARLNPVAIVLVSGMFGVLQVGGYIVQTFGVPASMVAMIQGAVLFFVIGGEMFANYRVVFPGVKGADKADG, from the coding sequence ATGCTTGTCAGGTTTGAAAAGCGCCTGGCGCCTTCGCCGTTTATGACGGTGGCGGTGCCGGTCGCTTCGGTTATCTTGGCGCTGATGTTCTGCGCCGTTTTTCTGGCGATGACCGGCCGCCATCCCTTCGAGCTTTACGGCGCCATGCTGAAGGGGGCGCTGGGCTCGGCGTACGGCTTGTCGGAGACGACGGTTAAGGCGATTCCGCTGATGTTGTGCGGTCTCGGCATATCGCTGGCTTTCCGGATGCAGCTGTGGAATATCGGGGCGGAGGGGCAGTTTTACTTGGGGGCGTTTGCCGCCACGTGGGTGCCGCTGACCTTTCCGGAACTGCCGGCGTTCGTCATGCTGCCGGCAATGTTGGCGCTCGGTATGGCCGCCGGCGCGCTGTGGGCGCTCGGCCCCGCGTTCCTGCGGGTGAAATGGCGGGTCAATGAGATAATCACTACGTTGATGCTCAATTATGTGGGCATACTATTGGTCAATTATTTCGTTTACGGTCCCTGGCGCGATCCCAAGGGGTTCAATTTTCCGCTGACGGCGGAGTTTCCGCCGGCAGCGCTGTTGCCGACCTTCGGCGGCTCGCGGATCCATTTCGGTTTGCTGCTGGCGCTGGCGCTGGTGGTGCTGTTCATCGTTATTTTCCGCAACTCGCGCTGGGGCTACGAGATCAAGGTGATCGGCGCCAGCGAGCGGGCGGCGCGCTACGCGGGCATGGATATCAAGCGCAATATGCTGCTGGTGATGGCGCTGTCGGGGGCGGTTTGCGGCCTGGCGGGGATGACGGAGGTGAGCGGCATTGCCGGGCGGCTGCAGCCGGGATTGAGTCCGGGCTATGGGTATACGGCCATCATCGTGGCCTGGCTGGCGCGACTCAATCCGGTCGCCATCGTGCTGGTATCCGGGATGTTCGGCGTGCTGCAGGTAGGCGGTTATATCGTGCAGACTTTCGGTGTGCCGGCTTCGATGGTGGCGATGATCCAGGGAGCGGTACTGTTTTTCGTGATCGGCGGCGAGATGTTTGCCAATTACCGGGTTGTTTTCCCGGGTGTGAAGGGAGCGGACAAGGCGGATGGGTGA